The following proteins are encoded in a genomic region of Devosia lucknowensis:
- a CDS encoding flagellar basal body-associated FliL family protein, translating to MAAEAEVGTEAPAKKGIPKLFIIIGAAVVVLLLAGGGLFFFMSSSGSGEAAAEGAHGEAAATEAHDTFIFNLPPMMVNLNSEGQANPSFMKLTVALEVADEHMMTEIQPRLAKVIDAFQVYMRELRKSDLEGSAGIYRLKEELLRRVNLAIYPAHVNSVLFKEILVQ from the coding sequence ATGGCTGCGGAAGCAGAAGTTGGAACCGAGGCACCGGCCAAGAAGGGTATTCCAAAGCTCTTCATCATCATCGGTGCGGCTGTGGTCGTGCTGCTGCTGGCCGGCGGCGGACTCTTTTTCTTCATGTCATCCTCGGGCAGCGGCGAAGCGGCAGCCGAGGGTGCTCATGGCGAGGCTGCGGCCACGGAAGCGCACGACACCTTCATCTTCAATCTGCCGCCGATGATGGTGAACCTCAACTCCGAGGGGCAGGCCAACCCGTCGTTCATGAAGCTGACGGTGGCCCTCGAAGTCGCCGACGAGCACATGATGACCGAAATCCAGCCGCGCCTGGCCAAGGTCATCGACGCCTTCCAGGTTTATATGCGCGAGCTGCGCAAGAGTGACCTCGAAGGCTCGGCAGGCATTTACCGGCTCAAGGAAGAGCTGCTGCGCCGCGTGAACCTGGCTATCTACCCCGCCCACGTGAACAGCGTGCTGTTCAAGGAAATCCTGGTGCAGTGA